A window of the Paenibacillus woosongensis genome harbors these coding sequences:
- a CDS encoding non-ribosomal peptide synthetase — MSSHEIENIYPLTPTQEGILFHSLVDPDSEAYFEHVSFTIRGKLCYRTMEQSFAKLVERYDVLRTVFIYTETEQPLQIVLSQREPRMDYTDLSAYSTDERQRWIEEYKARDQQQKFDLETGPLIRMAIFRIDERTHQIIWRFHHIIMDGWCLGILARDLFHIYEALAANAPIQLSPPYPYSDYIQWLGEQDQDEALQYWRDYLDGYELQAAIPSSRGAGEKGGFDHRKYPFKWDAETTRRLHKLAVDNQVTLSTVFHALWGILLQQYNHSEDVVFGSVVSGRPPELPGIESMVGLFINTVPLRVKSDEHTSFQELLRKVHDSILEANRYNYVSLADIQSGTVLKQHLINHIVVFENYPLETAADGDGEQQLAITDSEMMEHTNYDLDVTVFPEDELEVLLTYNGNIYDEEFLRRLEGHLKQITAAVLDNERILVRDIEMITAGEKQKLLFEFNRTDKDYQFDKPAHQLFEERARLHPSKIALLYQGEQITYEQLNRNANRLARVFRERGLGHGDFAAVMLDRSPFMVESVLAIWKLGAAYIPVDAHYPEDRKAGIIADSDARIVVTLSEYVEDGLRVDYSGRFVEMDKVVVPAEEADSHDLNLPVEITDLAYTLFTSGSTGKPKGVMIEHLGMLNHIWAEADDLGLSEDIVFAQTANHCFDISVWQFFGALVLGGTTAIYPDELILAPGQFINQVIRDQVTLLEVVPSYLAVLLDLVEERSLRFEHLQHLLITGEAATPALVARWFALCPGIKMVNAYGPAEASDDICQYVMEQTPENREYIPVGKPLSNIRIYIVNRQMHLCPVGIIGEICVAGIAVGRGYLNDPLRTGEAFTEDPFASQPGVRLYKTGDLGRWLPDGNIEFVGRKDHQVKIRGFRIELGEIEHRLAEHEQVREAAVLVKGSGEAEKYLCAYFTANIDLGISEIKEYLSRCVPEYMIPSVFMQLEEMPHNANGKINRSQLPDPVHHRLDAPFVPARNAVEEALVSIWAEVLDVRRVSVQDDFFALGGHSLKATVIVSRIHGELGADVKVKDIFQYPTVAQLAEHIQELGARPCAASAITPAPVQDYYPVSPAQRRMYVLHTLEESGSTAYNMPFAYRIQGRLDTAQFRQVVIRLTERHECFRTSFHVVDGELVQVVHPEAECRLEMVELRGADTEEVNQRISSFIQPFDLEAAPLMRMELLQLAQDEHVLLIDMHHIISDGLSGGIMLRELEQLYRGDTLPPLEIQYKDYAIWLNERLAGEEMKEHEAYWLEHYRGELPVLNMPLDYRRPPLQTFNGCTLQFVLPHELSEALRALAHDTGSTLYAVLLAAYNILLSKYSGQEDIVVGSPVAGRTHQDVQQMLGMFINTVALRSYPKRHKTFRQFVHEVKDHTLSAIDHQDLPFERLVELLNVERDTSRNPLFDTMFNLTDRERQEIHIGEMLLTPYALQNDISKFDLMLDVYTDASEIHFDLQYNTDLFTAFTAEQLGQHYMELLHNITADPDVPLMKLGMLAAEERKQILAMGQGKAADYDFDRTVPSRFEQFALEQPEEPAVRCAGEVLTYAELNARANRLGRYLQRRLDEIPADTVAAVMLERSTDFIQSVLAIWKAGGAYVPIDIEYGVERKAGILEDSAARVLITRSEYLQDGLEDRYAGVIVCLDRIAADVMEESPENIGIAPAADSLAYILFTSGSTGKPKGVMIEHKGLLNHILAEADELGLDQRLVFAQNANICFDISVWQCFGALALGGTTAIYSQELVLEVERFLEKVIEDGVTLLEVVPSYLAVMLDVLEQTRAQLPSLRHLLITGETIKPDLARRWLELYPGIQIVNAYGPAEAADDISQYVTGQLPEGMEMVPIGKPLANFNLYVVDEQLELCPVGVYGEICVSGIGVGRGYIHDPERTGQAFMQDPFMQKPDASLRLYRTGDLGRWLPDGNLEFLGRKDFQVKIRGFRIELEEIEVRILQAPHIKQAVVLAREDESGSKYLCAYLVLDVLAPHQQEACLRELKDRLEKALPNYMIPAYFVTLEQMPLLVSGKIDRAALPAPDRSAAMAGDYAAPRNDLEQVLAAIWEEVLGVQRIGIDHNFFELGGDSIRAIQISSKLSSYGYTLKMKDLFQNPEIRKLSKYVQKDQREIDQGPVEGEVELTPIQKWFFECGFSPANHWNQAVVLYKQDGFQIDLLSQVLTELTRHHDALRMIFKREDGAWIQYNEGLDGQAERAWFDLAAMTVPDGDEGRLEISREIDLLHGSIDLERGPLVKAGLFKTSNGDHLAIIIHHLVIDGISWRILFEDLTLAYEQAASGKPIQLPAKTDSFQTWAKQLKEHAASKAMRKELDYWQQIESAEVKALPKSGRRVGPLKVLDNMTHSFQLTKPETEQLLGKVHGAYNTEINDILLTALGRAVREWTGEEKVLICLEGHGREEILKNVNVSRTVGWFTSVYPVVLDVPGTAELSYQIKSVKESIRRIPNKGIGHGLLKYLAAEQGNDSIRFRLEPEIKFNYLGQFDNDVNTGVFQVSDLPYGQTVSPEAEREIALNIGGLVEDGQLTISIEYNLQEYAEADIRVFGNHFKSQLTEIIKHCVDKETQELTPSDVAGDDLSIEELEAIMDFYNS; from the coding sequence TTGAGCAGCCATGAAATCGAAAACATATACCCGCTGACGCCAACGCAAGAGGGAATTTTGTTCCATTCGCTGGTTGATCCTGATTCTGAAGCGTATTTTGAACATGTGTCCTTCACGATCAGAGGGAAGCTGTGTTACCGAACGATGGAACAGAGCTTTGCAAAATTGGTCGAACGCTACGACGTTTTAAGGACGGTATTTATCTATACAGAGACTGAACAGCCGCTGCAAATCGTACTCAGCCAACGCGAGCCGCGCATGGATTATACGGATTTATCTGCTTATTCCACCGATGAACGGCAGCGATGGATCGAAGAGTATAAAGCCCGGGATCAGCAGCAGAAATTCGACCTGGAGACGGGGCCATTGATTCGGATGGCAATTTTCAGAATCGATGAACGCACCCATCAAATCATTTGGAGATTTCATCATATTATTATGGATGGCTGGTGCCTCGGCATTCTTGCCCGGGATTTATTCCATATTTATGAGGCTCTCGCTGCCAATGCTCCGATTCAACTGTCCCCACCGTATCCTTATAGTGATTATATCCAGTGGCTGGGCGAGCAGGATCAGGACGAGGCTCTACAGTACTGGAGAGACTATTTGGACGGTTATGAATTGCAGGCCGCGATCCCTTCCTCCAGGGGGGCTGGAGAGAAGGGGGGGTTCGACCACCGCAAATACCCATTTAAATGGGATGCCGAGACGACACGCAGATTGCACAAGCTGGCAGTCGACAATCAGGTTACGCTCAGTACGGTGTTCCATGCGTTATGGGGAATTTTGCTGCAGCAATACAACCATAGCGAGGATGTCGTATTCGGTTCCGTCGTATCGGGAAGGCCTCCGGAGCTGCCCGGGATCGAGAGCATGGTGGGCCTGTTCATTAATACGGTTCCTTTGCGGGTCAAAAGCGATGAACATACCTCCTTCCAGGAGCTGCTGCGCAAGGTGCATGATTCGATCCTGGAGGCCAACCGGTATAACTATGTTTCGCTTGCAGATATTCAGTCGGGAACGGTGCTGAAACAGCATCTTATCAACCATATCGTTGTATTCGAGAACTATCCGCTGGAGACGGCAGCCGACGGCGATGGGGAACAGCAGCTTGCTATTACCGACAGTGAAATGATGGAGCATACGAATTATGATCTGGACGTTACGGTGTTTCCCGAGGACGAGCTGGAAGTACTGCTTACCTATAACGGAAACATATACGACGAGGAGTTTTTGCGAAGGCTGGAAGGTCATTTGAAGCAAATTACAGCGGCGGTATTAGACAATGAGCGAATCCTTGTCCGGGATATCGAAATGATTACGGCAGGGGAAAAGCAAAAGCTATTATTCGAGTTTAACCGGACGGATAAGGATTATCAGTTCGACAAGCCTGCGCATCAGCTGTTTGAAGAACGGGCGCGTCTTCACCCCTCTAAAATTGCGCTTCTCTATCAAGGGGAGCAAATCACCTACGAGCAGTTAAACCGCAATGCGAACCGGCTCGCCCGGGTATTCCGGGAACGGGGACTTGGACATGGCGATTTCGCGGCGGTGATGCTGGATCGCTCGCCGTTCATGGTTGAAAGCGTACTGGCTATATGGAAATTGGGAGCAGCTTACATACCGGTAGATGCCCATTATCCCGAGGATAGAAAGGCTGGGATCATCGCCGACTCGGACGCTCGAATTGTCGTCACGTTATCGGAGTACGTGGAAGACGGGCTGCGTGTCGATTACTCGGGCCGATTTGTGGAGATGGACAAAGTCGTCGTTCCGGCGGAGGAAGCGGACAGCCATGATCTTAATCTCCCGGTGGAGATTACCGACCTAGCTTATACGCTGTTTACCTCGGGATCGACGGGAAAGCCCAAGGGAGTCATGATCGAGCATCTGGGGATGCTGAACCATATTTGGGCTGAAGCCGACGATCTTGGCTTGTCCGAGGACATCGTATTTGCCCAAACGGCGAATCATTGCTTCGATATTTCGGTATGGCAGTTCTTCGGCGCTCTGGTGCTTGGGGGAACGACGGCAATATACCCAGATGAGCTGATTCTTGCGCCCGGGCAGTTCATCAATCAGGTGATTCGCGATCAAGTGACACTGCTCGAGGTTGTGCCTTCATATTTGGCGGTTTTACTGGATTTGGTGGAGGAGCGTTCGCTTCGCTTTGAACACTTGCAGCATTTGCTGATTACCGGGGAAGCAGCCACTCCGGCATTGGTTGCACGCTGGTTTGCGCTATGTCCCGGGATCAAGATGGTGAATGCATACGGACCGGCGGAAGCCTCCGACGACATATGTCAATATGTGATGGAGCAGACACCGGAGAACAGGGAGTATATTCCGGTGGGCAAGCCGCTGTCCAACATCCGGATATATATCGTGAACCGGCAAATGCATTTATGTCCCGTAGGGATTATCGGTGAAATATGCGTGGCCGGCATTGCGGTCGGGAGAGGATATCTCAACGATCCTCTGCGGACCGGGGAGGCCTTCACGGAGGATCCGTTTGCGTCGCAGCCGGGCGTCAGATTGTATAAAACGGGCGATTTGGGCAGATGGCTTCCGGACGGCAACATCGAATTCGTCGGCCGTAAGGATCATCAGGTCAAAATAAGAGGATTCCGCATTGAGCTCGGGGAAATCGAGCATCGGCTGGCCGAGCATGAACAGGTTCGGGAGGCCGCGGTGCTCGTGAAGGGAAGCGGAGAAGCGGAGAAGTATTTATGCGCTTATTTCACCGCGAACATCGATCTCGGCATATCCGAAATAAAGGAGTATTTAAGCCGTTGTGTGCCGGAATATATGATTCCCTCCGTTTTTATGCAGCTCGAGGAAATGCCGCATAATGCCAACGGGAAGATTAACCGCAGCCAGCTTCCGGACCCCGTTCATCATCGTCTGGACGCCCCGTTTGTACCTGCCCGGAACGCTGTGGAAGAGGCGCTGGTGTCGATTTGGGCGGAGGTTCTGGACGTAAGGCGGGTAAGCGTTCAGGATGACTTCTTCGCCTTGGGCGGCCATTCTCTGAAAGCAACGGTCATCGTCTCCAGAATCCATGGGGAGCTAGGCGCGGATGTGAAGGTGAAGGATATTTTCCAATATCCAACCGTAGCGCAGCTGGCCGAGCATATTCAGGAGCTCGGCGCCAGACCGTGCGCCGCGTCCGCCATCACGCCAGCCCCGGTGCAAGACTACTACCCGGTGAGTCCGGCGCAAAGAAGGATGTATGTGCTGCATACGCTGGAGGAATCGGGCTCGACGGCGTATAACATGCCGTTTGCTTATCGTATTCAAGGACGACTGGACACCGCTCAATTCCGGCAGGTGGTAATCCGGCTGACCGAACGCCACGAGTGTTTTAGAACGTCCTTCCACGTGGTGGATGGGGAGCTTGTGCAGGTCGTGCATCCCGAAGCGGAATGCAGGCTGGAAATGGTGGAGCTAAGGGGAGCAGACACGGAGGAAGTAAATCAGCGGATCTCATCGTTTATCCAGCCTTTCGATTTAGAAGCGGCACCGCTAATGCGGATGGAACTGCTTCAGCTTGCTCAGGACGAGCATGTCCTGCTGATTGATATGCATCATATTATTTCGGACGGCTTGTCTGGCGGCATCATGCTGCGTGAGCTGGAGCAGCTGTATCGCGGTGACACGCTGCCGCCGCTAGAGATTCAGTATAAGGATTATGCGATCTGGCTGAACGAACGGCTGGCCGGCGAAGAAATGAAGGAGCATGAAGCTTACTGGCTGGAGCATTATCGCGGCGAGCTGCCTGTACTGAACATGCCTCTGGATTATAGAAGACCGCCGTTGCAGACCTTTAACGGCTGTACGCTGCAATTTGTGCTTCCGCATGAGCTGTCCGAGGCGCTGCGGGCGCTGGCCCATGACACGGGCTCCACATTATATGCGGTGCTGCTGGCCGCCTATAATATTCTGCTGTCGAAATATTCGGGACAGGAGGACATTGTCGTCGGTTCGCCAGTAGCCGGACGGACGCATCAGGATGTGCAGCAAATGCTGGGCATGTTCATCAATACGGTCGCGCTTCGCAGCTATCCGAAGCGGCATAAGACATTCCGCCAGTTTGTTCATGAGGTGAAGGATCATACCTTATCGGCAATTGACCATCAGGATTTACCGTTCGAACGATTAGTGGAGCTTCTGAATGTAGAGCGGGATACGAGCCGCAACCCTCTCTTTGACACGATGTTCAACTTGACGGATCGGGAGCGGCAGGAAATTCATATCGGCGAAATGCTGTTGACTCCTTACGCGCTGCAGAATGATATTTCCAAATTCGATCTTATGCTGGACGTGTACACGGATGCTTCGGAGATTCATTTCGACTTGCAATACAATACGGATTTATTTACGGCCTTTACCGCAGAGCAGCTTGGTCAGCATTATATGGAGCTGCTGCATAATATCACCGCTGATCCGGATGTGCCTCTAATGAAGCTGGGTATGCTTGCGGCGGAGGAGCGTAAGCAGATTCTGGCGATGGGTCAAGGCAAGGCCGCCGATTACGATTTTGACCGTACCGTGCCATCGCGATTTGAACAGTTCGCCTTGGAGCAGCCGGAGGAGCCGGCAGTGCGTTGCGCCGGAGAGGTGCTAACCTATGCGGAGCTGAATGCTCGGGCAAACCGGCTGGGGCGTTACTTGCAAAGACGATTAGACGAGATTCCGGCAGACACGGTAGCGGCGGTGATGCTGGAGCGATCGACCGATTTTATTCAAAGTGTGCTTGCCATTTGGAAGGCCGGCGGGGCTTACGTCCCGATCGACATAGAATACGGTGTTGAGCGCAAAGCGGGGATATTGGAGGATTCCGCCGCCCGGGTGCTCATTACCCGCTCCGAATATTTGCAGGACGGTCTGGAGGATAGATATGCAGGCGTAATTGTATGTCTTGACCGAATCGCGGCGGATGTCATGGAAGAAAGTCCGGAGAATATCGGCATTGCGCCGGCAGCCGACAGTTTGGCTTATATTTTGTTTACCTCCGGATCAACGGGCAAGCCCAAAGGCGTGATGATCGAGCACAAAGGTCTACTGAATCACATTCTAGCGGAGGCCGATGAACTGGGCTTGGATCAACGTCTCGTATTCGCTCAGAACGCTAATATCTGTTTTGATATCTCGGTTTGGCAATGTTTTGGCGCGCTGGCCCTGGGAGGGACGACGGCGATTTATTCGCAGGAGCTTGTACTGGAGGTGGAGCGGTTCCTTGAGAAGGTCATCGAGGACGGGGTAACGCTCCTAGAGGTTGTTCCATCGTACTTGGCGGTGATGCTGGATGTCCTGGAACAGACTAGGGCACAGCTGCCTTCGCTCCGTCATTTGTTAATCACGGGCGAAACGATTAAGCCGGATTTGGCCCGAAGGTGGCTGGAGCTGTACCCTGGAATTCAAATCGTCAACGCCTATGGGCCCGCGGAGGCTGCTGATGATATTAGCCAATACGTAACCGGGCAGCTGCCGGAAGGGATGGAGATGGTCCCGATCGGCAAACCGCTGGCGAATTTTAACCTTTATGTAGTGGACGAACAGCTGGAATTATGTCCAGTTGGTGTGTATGGAGAGATTTGCGTGTCCGGCATCGGGGTAGGCCGGGGATATATTCATGATCCGGAACGAACGGGCCAGGCTTTCATGCAGGATCCCTTCATGCAGAAGCCAGACGCCAGCCTGCGACTATATCGAACCGGGGATTTAGGGCGCTGGCTTCCTGACGGAAACCTGGAATTCCTCGGGCGCAAGGACTTTCAGGTGAAAATCAGAGGCTTCCGCATTGAGCTGGAGGAGATCGAGGTTCGTATTTTGCAGGCCCCGCATATCAAGCAGGCGGTTGTGCTGGCTAGAGAGGATGAGAGCGGAAGTAAATACTTATGCGCCTATCTGGTGCTGGACGTACTTGCGCCGCATCAGCAAGAGGCCTGCCTCCGCGAGCTTAAGGATCGTCTGGAAAAGGCGCTGCCGAACTATATGATCCCCGCTTATTTCGTCACGCTGGAGCAGATGCCGCTGCTGGTCAGCGGGAAAATTGACCGGGCGGCACTGCCTGCCCCGGATCGGAGCGCAGCGATGGCGGGAGATTATGCTGCGCCGCGCAATGATCTGGAACAAGTGCTGGCAGCGATTTGGGAAGAGGTGCTTGGCGTCCAGCGGATCGGGATTGACCATAATTTCTTTGAGCTTGGCGGGGACTCCATCCGGGCCATCCAAATTTCCTCCAAACTAAGCAGCTACGGATACACGTTGAAGATGAAGGATTTGTTCCAGAACCCGGAGATCCGCAAGCTGTCCAAGTACGTCCAGAAGGACCAGCGTGAAATTGACCAGGGCCCTGTAGAGGGAGAGGTTGAGCTTACGCCGATTCAGAAGTGGTTCTTCGAATGCGGATTCTCACCGGCCAATCATTGGAACCAGGCGGTCGTTCTGTATAAACAGGACGGGTTCCAGATTGACCTGTTATCCCAAGTCCTCACGGAGCTGACCCGCCATCATGACGCGTTAAGGATGATATTCAAGCGGGAGGATGGAGCATGGATACAGTATAACGAGGGGCTGGACGGGCAGGCAGAACGCGCCTGGTTCGATCTAGCTGCTATGACCGTACCTGATGGGGATGAGGGCAGGCTGGAGATATCCCGCGAGATCGACCTGCTGCACGGGAGTATCGACCTGGAACGGGGGCCTTTAGTTAAGGCGGGCCTGTTCAAGACGAGCAACGGTGATCATCTGGCGATCATTATTCACCATCTGGTGATTGACGGCATTTCCTGGCGCATTTTATTTGAAGATCTAACACTGGCTTATGAGCAGGCTGCGAGCGGCAAGCCGATCCAGCTTCCCGCCAAAACGGATTCCTTCCAGACATGGGCGAAACAACTGAAGGAGCATGCTGCAAGCAAAGCCATGCGGAAGGAGCTGGACTACTGGCAGCAAATCGAATCTGCGGAGGTCAAGGCCTTGCCTAAATCAGGCCGCCGGGTAGGGCCGTTGAAGGTGCTCGATAATATGACGCATTCCTTCCAGTTGACCAAGCCTGAGACAGAGCAATTGCTCGGCAAGGTTCACGGAGCGTACAACACGGAAATTAACGATATACTTCTCACCGCTTTGGGACGGGCCGTCAGGGAGTGGACAGGCGAGGAGAAGGTGCTGATTTGCCTTGAAGGACACGGCCGCGAAGAAATTCTAAAAAATGTGAACGTCAGCCGAACCGTCGGCTGGTTTACATCGGTATATCCGGTGGTGCTGGACGTACCCGGCACGGCGGAGCTGTCCTATCAGATCAAGTCAGTCAAGGAGAGCATCCGGCGCATTCCGAATAAAGGAATCGGCCACGGGCTGCTCAAATATCTTGCTGCTGAACAAGGGAATGACAGCATCCGATTCCGACTGGAGCCCGAAATCAAGTTCAACTACTTAGGACAATTTGATAATGATGTGAACACGGGCGTGTTCCAGGTTTCCGATCTTCCTTACGGTCAAACCGTCAGTCCGGAGGCCGAGAGGGAAATTGCCCTGAATATTGGCGGACTTGTAGAGGACGGGCAGCTGACGATATCTATCGAGTATAACCTGCAGGAATATGCGGAGGCAGATATCCGGGTCTTCGGAAATCATTTCAAATCGCAGCTGACCGAGATTATTAAGCACTGCGTGGACAAAGAGACGCAGGAGCTGACGCCTTCCGATGTGGCTGGGGACGATTTATCGATCGAAGAGCTGGAAGCTATTATGGATTTTTACAATAGTTAA